One Tachysurus vachellii isolate PV-2020 chromosome 18, HZAU_Pvac_v1, whole genome shotgun sequence DNA segment encodes these proteins:
- the zgc:112148 gene encoding Golgi apparatus membrane protein TVP23 homolog B, translated as MLRQDSQGDVPLFDEDENVHYRSKSKIQHPLATFFHLFFRVSAILVYLLCELISSSFIACMVTIILLLSCDFWTVKNVTGRLLVGLRWWNQVDENGKSHWVFESRKETSRKIVSSSESRIFWLGLVVCPILWVFFVFSSLFSFKIKWLAVVIMGVVLQWANLYGYVKCKVGAGTNLKSMATNYLGLQLFKQAMNKSQSP; from the exons ATGTTAAGACAG GATTCTCAGGGTGATGTTCCACTTTTTGACGAGGATGAGAACGTACACTACAGAAGCAAGTCCAAAATCCA ACATCCTTTGGCCACTTTCTTCCACCTTTTCTTCCGTGTAAGTGCTATCTTGGTCTATCTGTTGTGTGAACTCATCAGCAGTAGCTTCATTGCCTGCATGGTCACCATCATTCTCCTGCTGTCATGTGACTTTTGGACCGTAAAG AATGTGACCGGGCGTCTGCTGGTGGGCCTGAGGTGGTGGAATCAAGTGGATGAGAATGGGAAGAGCCACTGGGTGTTCGAGTCTCGAAAG GAAACCAGCAGAAAAATTGTCTCGAGTTCAGAATCAAGGATTTTCTGGCTTGGCCTTGTTGTGTGTCCTATCTTATGGGtgttctttgtgttttcttctctattttcCTTTAAgataaagtggctg GCGGTGGTGATTATGGGAGTTGTGTTACAGTGGGCTAACCTCTATGGGTATGTCAAGTGCAAAGTCGGGGCTGGAACCAATCTGAAAAGCATGGCAACCAACTATCTTGGCCTCCAGCTTTTTAAGCAG GCAATGAACAAATCACAAAGCCCCTAA
- the LOC132861310 gene encoding zinc-activated ligand-gated ion channel-like, whose translation MVSTEMIGKFLLVLYFVIASAYTVSATQCFSRRCLANDFIGKEIYSAPQTPDCLINVNLTTIQYETLSFNLQTLEFSSHLKVFMEWNDPELAWTDSQYNFTELLLPYNYVWLPNLTVNNAIYTKVQPLSNDILVTRDGAVNYAINMYITVVCDMNLFAFPFVKDTCIVAIKGWNQSSCGVNFHFGTINTVGGQDGEWQTSDVQLCGGNLTYIQITLHLNPFNAMVSLVLPTALIMIVDLVSFTLPLDGERNAFKIKLVFSFAMFLLILSKQLPEGSSCSPLIYYHFCFCLLVLVVSLLVSMILSRLARTGSVWASRSQKQNGSGSSKTQQDNGVHQDATEMNSSKANAVDLMTEVTSIQKISSFVNNMDMELIEKMRRQVYAKYWDNFFFNVYLSLDIIYMLCAIAFFITKDCSSDKLDM comes from the exons ATGGTGTCCACTGAGATGATTGGCAAATTTCTCCTTGTCCTTTATTTTGTGATTG CATCAGCATACACCGTGTCCGCAACTCAGTGTTTTTCACGTCGATGTCTGGCTAATGATTTCATTGGAAAGGAAATCTACAGCGCTCCACAGACACCAGATTGCTTAATAAATGTGAATCTCACAACCATCCAATATGAAACTCTCTCTTTT aATTTACAAACTTTGGAATTCTCCAGTCACCTAAAAGTCTTCATG GAATGGAATGACCCAGAGCTTGCATGGACAGATTCACAATACAATTTTACTGAACTTTTACTTCCATATAATTATGTATGGCTCCCTAATCTGACGGTGAACAATGC CATTTACACAAAGGTGCAACCACTTTCTAATGACATATTAGTGACACGTGATGGTGCTGTGAACTATGCCATAAACATGTACATCACTGTGGTGTGTGATATGAACCTCTTCGCCTTTCCCTTTGTTAAGGACACATGCATAGTTGCCATCAAAGGATGGAATCAAAGCT CTTGTGGAGTGAACTTCCACTTTGGGACTATAAATACAGTGGGAGGTCAAGACGGGGAATGGCAAACTTCGGATGTGCAACTCTGTGGAGGAAACCTTACCTACATTCAA ATCACTCTGCACCTCAACCCCTTTAATGCAATGGTGTCATTAGTTCTGCCCACTGCACTCATTATGATAGTCGACCTAGTGAGCTTCACTTTACCTCTGGATGGGGAACGCAATGCTTTCAAGATCAAGTTGGTGTTCAGCTTTGCCATGTTTCTCCTTATACTTTCCAAACAACTGCCTGAGGGCAGCTCCTGTAGCCCTCTGATCT ATTATCACTTTTGCTTCTGCCTGTTGGTGTTGGTTGTGAGTTTGTTGGTGTCCATGATCTTGTCTCGACTGGCAAGAACTGGTAGCGTATGGGCTAGCAGGTCACAAAAGCAGAATGGATCAGGCAGCTCCAAGACTCAACAAGACAATGGGGTTCATCAAGATG CCACTGAAATGAACAGCAGCAAAGCAAACGCTGTGGATCTGATGACAGAAGTAACATCCATACAGAAGATTTCAAGCTTCGTGAATAATATGGACATGGAGCTAATAGAGAAAATGAGAAGACAGGTCTATGCTAAATATTGGGACAATTTCTTTTTCAATGTATATTTGTCTCTGGATATAATTTACATGTTATGTGCAATTGCTTTCTTTATAACCAAGGATTGTAGCAGTGATAAGTTGGACATGTAA